The genomic region ACACGAGAATCAATGCAGAGAGAAGGTTGATGGGTCGATGGCCGCATTACAGTGAGTGTAGTCAGCACGCCCTCGGATGGCGACATGACGCAAGTGTGCGAGtttgcggcggcgctggcagGTCATCTCCAATAGATTGTCACTTTGGAGGGGGGCTTGTTCGGTGGATCAAACGTGTTCTTGCGAGTCTTGCCTTGTACGCGGCTACGTGTGTAAGTTTTCCTGAGATTGCATGTCAGTATGAGTAAGTATGATATCCCCAAGCGTCCTATGGGGGGGGAGAGAATGATGAGGAGAAGGGTAGAAGGGTTACAGAAGGGTAACTACTGATGTCGCAATGTTGTCGCCATCTCGCACATCCATCTGAGCACCTATCACGCCATGGCCACGTGAGCAACACGTGACATTATTCCCTTTTTCGGTCATTCTTTAGGTCTTTTGAATTCAAACTGGCGATATTCTGCAATCCACATTCCACCATCCCATCACTCGAGTTGACCCCACGGGTAACTTGTTACCTTCGGCCTTGTGCTAATTACTACTACTACCACTCCCGTCGTTTGCTGGAATCTCCCCTTCAATCAAGCTTCTATCTCCCGCCCTACCACCCGAAGACTAATCTCCTCCGCTCATACCCTTCGATCAGTCTTATCGGgcgctcctcatccacTCAGGGACCGCCCAATCCGTACTCCCCACGCCCATCCGCGCCATCAAAGTCACCTCAGGAATCTGGATCTCTGCTTGACGTGCTCACTCTCATGCTCGCTGAAACCTACCATCCAAGACTAATCTGGCTCATGTTCCTGCGACAACTTACATGCTCATGTCTCACACCCATGCTGATGTATCACATCACACGCCGGGCACCAGCCACATTCCACGCCCGGTGTGCCTTCGCGCGTAAAAGTAGGGCGCCAAGAAGAGCCCCACCCCATCACGCAAACCGTGCGAGCTCGCTTGCAAACGATGATGTGGCACACGTGCCCGGCGCGCGATGTGTGGGCgtccgaggcggcggagccTGTGGGGCAGAAGACATGGTAGGACCAGTGGAGATCGGCGAGACACAGCGACATTCTCACTGGGTGCGGGATGAGATGGCCGTCAACCTCATACAGAGATTTCTCAGGGTTGGATCGTGCCATGATCTCCACACCAGAGATGGCAGTGGTGTGGCTCCACTATTTACTCATTTGTGCTGGCTCATATCTCTGCCAGCGGTGGGGCCTATTCAGTGGGGTCCAGCCTGGCCGGTTAGAGAGCGGGTTAGCGATGCCGCCTGCTACGAGCCTGGTCTCCACCCGAGGACTAGCATAGTGCCACGAACTGGTGGACCACGTGACATTGCGCCAGACTACAATATGTCCTGAGGCAGGTATGACAGCAGTATGGCGCAACATTGCTGTAAAGGCATCTGGAATACGGCTGACATGACGATGCCTCACCCTTACTACTGCCCGCGATCACGATGTGCGACGTGCCTCACAACATGGCGCGGCTCATAGCAGCGGCTTGTCAACTCAGCAGCAAGGCTAGGAGAGGCCGCGCCTTGTACCTCTTCATGAGAGTGGGCCGCGCGGCTATGTTCTGTTCACCTCACCCACCACGACCACCGAGCCTACCTCTCCGCGAGTGCGATAAGGCGGGCAACGTGGCCACCCCGCTCCAAACCCAAGGAACACGGCACCATCGCTTACGCCCTCGTTTAGGATGGGACGACACCACGGCGCCCGCTGCGGCCCATGAGGTGCCACGATGGGAGTCTCAGCCGATCCTCCTTGTGCGCGAGAGTGGCACAGAATGATGGGCCGTGGCGCACAGGGAGAGGAGTGGCACCTTGCGGCAGGGGCACGTGATGGGGTTGGCAGACATAACTGCACGCCTCATACAGCGACCACGCACACAGCTTCTCAACGACCTTGCACCCAACGAAGGTGAGGCATCAATAGCGCCTGCTTGGCGAACAACAAACACCCGATCTGTCCAGGAACGTGCTCCACTGACAGTTCACGTGTTGCCCTCCCAGTTCACCATGCTCATCCCACTCAGACGCGCTTCTCTCTCACACCAAAAGTACGTTGGATCTCGCAACAGATCCGCTGAGCGCTATCATTTATGAGTGCAGGCGGCAATGTCCACTTTCTCTCCTGGCCCTACGGCACCAAGTCATCCCACCAGACCACAAAGCCTCTTGGGCTGCGCCCCAGAGAGGTCACCTGGCCGCTTCATACCAAACGAGCAGGCGGGCTTCGCCAAATCTCTTGTCCACAACGGGTGACATTGAAACAGTGGACTCAAAAGACCTGATTATCAACAGCTCATCGTCTCAGACCTCGTGGTTAACGTTACTGGATGCACCGTACGAGTTGACGCTGAAAAAtctcgaccgcctcctGCGCCCCGGTACTCTTGCACTCGCGTAGCACACTTGGAGAGGCCACCAGCACCTGTCATCGTCCACAGATGGGTCTCGAGAGGCCACCAGCACCTGCCATCATCCTCAAATGGGTCTCGGGGGAATGGGCAGAATCCCAAACCACGAGACTGGTCAACCAGGCAGCGCAACGCAAAAACGCGCTGCGCCAAATGGATCCCTGCAACTAGGCCGCTACACCCGGATCTGCCGTCCCAACCCCCTCATCTGACCGATGCACCTCAAATTGTGGAAGAGCTTACCGATTCCCTGGTTCATGTATCGCCGTAGAACCTCCGCGCGGGCTGTtctgcgcgcgcggcacACTTCGTGGCCAGAAAAGCACGCACTCAAGGCCGCTTAGCTCAGCTGGTTAGAGCATTGTACTAATACGCAGGCCGTATCAGTAATGCAAAGGTCGGCAGTTCGATCCTGTCAGTGGTCAGCGTCTTCGAGTAATCGGAGGAACGACATCTTTTGCTtgggatgaggaagagctCTTTGGGCGAGTTGGAAAGTGGATGTGACGGCGGAGGCAAGTGGCACCGGCGCGGGCGGTGCCTGCCTCAAGATTGATCATCAAGTGGAGGCTATTCTTTCTCATCTTTATCCTCATGCCAGTTGTCGATCTGCCGAGAAGCCGAGCTCTCGACCCGGTCTGGGTCTTCTTAGCATGCTCCCGATCGCCGAGGAACTCTCGGTATGAAGGTACGACATTACATGAAGTCAGCTCACGACGCTGACCTCATCAGAAACATTCCTCGCCTGCATGTGATCTTGCTCGCGTGTGACCATGGCCCCCGACGGGCTGACGAAGCGCTGACACACACCTACTCATCTTCAGAACCATTCTTGCCCAAACCCCACATTCGGCCACCGAACACAGGTCACGAGAACAGAGACGGCGTCGGCCCCCGGAATCTATAGCCCAATTGCGGCCGCCATCATCGACAATGGCCACCGTACTCGCCTTCCAACGGATTTCGGGCGCCGCGTTCGGTCTGATGTCGCCAAAGGCTGAACGCCGAGTCAAATCATGTGAGGTACAAAGGTCACGCGTTATGGTAAGGTCACGTGCAGAGTGCGACGCCAGGACGGTCGGTGAACaagccgaggtggaggtgaagGTGGCGAGTGTGGCGTCACCACACGAATTCCGTGGTAGAAACATTTCGGTGACCTTGACCGTTGGAGTTGACAAGCTTATCTGGCCTGCCCCTGGGCCGTTGAGTGGTGATGAGCGTGGCATCCACACGCGAATGCCGAGCCGATGACCGCTCACCTGATCTCGGGCCAACGGAGAGCTGACTGGTCATGCCTGTTAGAAGCCGCGAAGATCCCGAGATACACCGGATCACAGGCGGACAACATGCCAGCTACTGGAATGCGAGGTCGTGTGATGTGTTGGCCGAGCTCGTAAGctgctgacatcagctcGGGAGCTGGCGGACAACATGCCAGCTACTGGAATGCGAGGTCGTGTGATGTGTTGGCCGAGCTCGTAAGctgctgacatcagctcGGGAGCTCGGCCAAGCGACTCGGCAAGCTCCACTTGTGGTCTCGTGACAAGTCAGGCGACCTAAACGACCATCGCTCGCATTCGCGCAACTCCGAGCTCCGGAGTCTCCAGGACACAATCCAATCGAGCTCCATGTTGTGGAGAAGATAATCGGCCATCGCGTGACGCGTCCACCTGCCGCGTGACCAAAACAAATGTCAACAACGTTCTCATGGCTGTTGCGAGTTCACGGCGGCCGTGGATGCTGGTTAGCTGGAGCGGCGAcgccatctccatctccgGGAAGTGGGGCCGTGTCGTGACAAGACCAGTGGACGGCTCCACTTCCTTCTCACGCGGTGGAGCGCTCCAATGTTCTTCTCACGGCAAAGTGGAGCTTACGGCGAAGAAGGGCCTTAGTGGTGACCAGGGGGCTGAACTCGATAAACTCGATAAACAAGCTCACGTGGGCATCGACAATTCTGACATAATCCAGGCCCCGAAGGTTACCGTCATCCCCATGCTTGCCGATCCCGAAGGTTGCCGCGATACAGGTCTCCAATGTCCACAGATCCCCGCCTACACCGGATCAAGTTGCGCAGACACCGTTGAGCGCCcggtcggcgacgccatCTCCGGCGGACCTGCTGACCTGGATCGGAGAGGCGATCCGGTCGGAGGAGTCTTCATCCGACACAGGACCGCATGCCCACATCCGATGACACGGCCCGACATCAGATGACATGGCGGGTGCACATGACGATGCACGTGTAAACAACAAACACGGTTTCCATGGAATATGCGGAATGTGGGGCAACTTGGATAAACAACGCTGACTGGATTGCAGGAGCACATGACGGATCTGCCGGATTTTACCGCGTAATCAGTTGTGGAGACGAGGTATGTGGATCAGACGACACTGGCGATGCTGCCGAGACAGTGGGGTAGCGTGAGAAGAACAAACAACTGACGTGTGGGGCTCTTTGGGCGGTTGGGGCTCCAAGCAGTGGCGGGGTTGACCGCGGTGGGCAATGGACAGGTGGGGGAACGAGGCTGTGGGGTGTATGAGATGCTTGGGGTTGACGCATGATGTCAGCTGGACGAACAATTAgacgcgagctcgagttgGGGAATGGGGGACAAGCGATCCGATGACAGACGCGATCAACCTACCGTGGCTGTCTTTTCTTCCAACCGAGCTGGGCTCGTTCCGGCCAGCGGGCGTCTGTCGGCCCGACTCGTATAACGAAGGAAGTTGGGCATCAAGTGGTCAGTACGTGCCCACGGATGGGGAGCTTGGCGCTTGGTGTAGAGAGAttccgaggacgagcagaTGAGAATTCAGGTTACGGGTATCTCGTCCGCCGAGGTAACGATCAAGCGCGTGATGCGACCAACGCGTACGCTGATGACACGACTATCAGACCGGATGGCCTACGAAAAGATGTTGTCATGGCACTGGTCTGTTGGGTCTATGGGAGTCTCATATCGGTGGTATGTACATGCCTGAGACGCCAATCCATGCTGTTCTGCATCTAACGGATCTCAAACACCCAAGCAATGTCGTTGGGTTCGATGTCAACAGAAGAGAGGTCTAGCACAAGCTCTCCGTCGAATGTCGCTGGGATCGGTGTTTCGTTACCCAAGAGGAAGACCTTGTCCGTGGGGAGAATCGGGAGGGGCGCGCGGATTGCAAAGCGGGGACCGGGTTTCTCGAGTGAGATGAGGTACAAGGCTTCGGAGGACCGGGTGATGCGGACATTGACTCCAGGAGCCTCTATCTCGGGCACTAGTGGGAACGGCTGGGTGCTGTACAGAGCGCGGCCGTTGATTCCGAGCCACTTGCCGATAGCGCGGAGGATGGTCTCAACAGCAGTGGGGATGGACCCATCCGCACGAGGGCCAATGTTGAGAAGGAAGTTGCCACCCTTGGCGACAATGTCAATGAGCGTGTGAATGAGATCTGTCGGGGTTCGatactcgtcgtcgcgtgTCTCCTTGTTGTAGCCAAACGAGTACGGGTCGACAGACATGCACGCCTCCCAGAGCGGCTGGACCGTCTTGAACTGCTCCATCTCGGGAGTAACATAGTCGCCAGCAATCCCAAGGCGGTTGTTGATAGACACTTGCCGaccggccgccgccgcgtcagAATACCACTTTGTGACAAACGGTATCGAGTCGTTCAGAGGTCAGCACTGCTAGGATCAAATACCCACCGCCATCCCTATATCGCCCCATATCAGGTCGACCTTGTAATCGTTTGTGAGAATTTCCAGCTGGGGCACCTGGAGGCCACAGATATAGTCGCCAACATCAACATGCCCGGTGTACTCTTCCACCTTGCCGTTATAAGCGTTCTTTGCCGGACCGCCCCAGAACGACAGCgggccgtcgtcgcggccgtACTTGACGTACAGCGGGTTGTACCACTCGGGCATCGAGTAGTATGCTCCTTTCTTGAGATCGGGCTGGAACTCCTGGGCCGCATCCATGAGTTCGCGCGTAAAGTCGCGCTTTGGGCCGAGCAGCAGCGACGTCCGGTGAGTTgtctccttggcgtcgaaGAGCGCATACCCGTCATGGTGCTTTGTTGTGAACACAAAGTACTTTGCGCCAGCGTCTGCAAACAGGTTGACCCAATGGCGGGGATCGAACCTTTCTCCCTGGAACAAGGGGATAAAGTCGTCGTAGGTGAAGTCTGCGCCATATGTCTTCAAGTGGTGATTGTACGTGCCCGGGCCGTTCTGGTCTGCAGTGTGCTGCCAGTGCCAGTACCACTCGGCATacttgccctcgtcggccCACGCCGGCACCGAATACAAGCCCCAGTGGATAAAGATGCCAAACTTGGCGTCGGAAAACCACTTTGGCGCAGTGTGCTGCTCGGCGTCCGCCGCCGTCCACTGTGTAAACTCGTGTACCAGCGATCCTTCGACATAAACAGGAAGAACAACGTCATTGACAGCGAGTTGAGCGTCGTCAAAGGAGGTAGAGTCGTTCGTAGGTGTGACGAGAACTTCGACAAGGATCTGATCCGCCGGCATGAGCCTGGAGATGGTCGCGCCGCGGACAGTCTTGAACGAGGAGCCCAAAAGCGACACTGTCAGGTCCTTGGCCCATGAATCCAAGTCTCCGACAGCGGCGAGCGAAACCGGGTTGAGTaccacaacctcgaccacTTGCGCGTTCCCTTCCCAGCGGCGGGTCGCCGTGACTCTGCCCGGCTTGACCTTATCCTGGAGCGTGGTCACTGATCTGGTCGCGGGTATATACGAGAGGGCGAATAAGTGCAGGGCATTGTGCTTGCCCGCCTTTGGCACCGTTACCGACTTGAGTACCTGGCTGGCGCGTGCATACGGAACCTGGACGACCATGTGGAAGATGACGGTCCGTTCGTGAAACTTGCTTCCCCGCCCTTCCCAATGGAACGGCGTACAGATGGCGCCCTTTTGCTGGCCGTTGGTCGCCCACCAGTTCTGGATCTCCAGCGGGAGCAcgtcctcgctgccgtTGTCATAGTTGAATGTGATAGATACCTTGTTCTCCTTGTGGATGCCACCTTTGGTCAGTAGTGAGGACCCCGCTGAAACTCACCCCTGGGGTCATCGCCGGCAGCTAGCAGGTGCACTGACAgtacctcgtcgtcaacagGTATAGTCTGGCCATCACACTTGACATTGTCCGGCGCGACCGCCCACGGCGGCAGCACAAACTCGATACCACGGTTGACGAGCTTTCCGGTTGGCAAATGCTCTGCGGAGAACGATTCTCCCCGCGCCAGGCCGCCGGCAACCGCCGTGCCGTCCACGCTAGCGCCGGTGTTGTTGCGGTACGCCGCGAGATCCACCGTGCGTGAAATCATGGTCAGGTGGAGGATACAGCCTCGATCGACGAGTTCTAGTGCTTATGATAATGCTAtcacggcgaggacgccgcATGGCAAGACTAACCACGTCCCCCGCATTGCCCTGCCGAGCGGTCCGGCATGTTCAAGTTGAATTGCCTCGACGACCGGTCCGATCAGGGTCTGGCGCGCGGGAACGTGACGTTCTATCATTCCATAGCCGTTGTACAGTACCCACTCTGTATCTCTTCATCCCCGCTTAACAATGCGATCGAAACTAGCGTCCCCGTCCTTCAAGAGTCTCCATGGGGGTTCAGCTCTGGCGGCTGATGAATATCCATTTAGTCCCAGTGTATTGGAGTATCCGGAGGTCTATATCCGCGGCCATTCCTATTACGATCGAGTGTGGCACTCCACGTCCCACCAAGCAACATGGCCTCTTACTACGCGCTTGCTCTCCTTTCGGTCCTGCAGCTCATAGTTGAAGCCGAGCTCTTCCCAGCCTACACCCTCGTAGCTCAAAGATTGGGCCTAGCACGCTCAGATCGGACATTGCAGGCTCTGCGTTCGTGGGTGCAGATGGGGAGAAATGCCCCACACATCCCGACCACCTATGTTCGGTGATGTATGTAAGGGGATGCAACCACCATCCAAAATGACAAGCCAAGTACGGAACATTCATCTTAAACAACTACATGGACCGCCGAGTTGGGGACATACCGAGTGTCTTTCAGAACGTCAGTGACGACACCAGTGGGGCCTATCTCCTTGTCGTACCCGTTTCGCTTCTCGTGCTCGCGAATGGCAGCTTCGCCACGGAGATAGATCGAGTCCACGGAACTTGCAGGTttgccgtcctcggccgccgccttgACCAtacgctcgagctcggccttgacgcgctcgcgcttaAAGTAGGCGGTGCGCGGGTAGAATGCAAGGCGCTCACGAGTCGGCTTGTACTCTGGGATCGATGTGCGGTTGAGAGcgcggaggacgacctGTTCGCAGAGGGTCTTGTTGTAAGACAGTACCAACACATACTCACGTAatcgccgtcggcgcggtTCAGGTTATACGGTTCGCTGAGGTTGACATGCGGGTTGGAAATGATACGCGCATAGTGTAGGTGGTTTGGCGCATGCGAGTGCGGGAGCATACCGTGAGTGACAAAGACGTCACCCTTCTTGCCCACGACCGTGGCGAACTTGTTTCCAGCAGTATAACAATAGTCGTAAATGCCTTGGAACGGTGGGTCGAGTCCTTCGGGATGGTCGTAAAAGTGCTTCATGAGAGCTACATCAGGCGAGAACCTTGGGGTTTACTCACGCGCCATGCCGTCCTCGCACAGGACGGTACCACCGCCGTTTTCGGGGATATCTGTAAAGCAAAAGATGACCGTAAGGGCGTTACCGCTCGAGTCGAGAAACTGGCGGTACCTGGGTTCAGCTCGTTCTTAGCCTCTCTCACCAGTCATTGTCTGTGTGCCAACCATCCAGGTCCCTCGGGTTATGGGTCTTGCCAACGAGGTCCTCGCGTCCAAAGTTGATAATCATCTGGTCACCATAGTACCGCTCCCGTACCGGATCAatcttgtcctcgccaccaacaATCTCGCACATCTTGGCCCACGCCGTGGGGGCAAACTGCTCCGCGGGGACCTCGCGGTGTCGTGGAAGCTTGACATACTCCTCTGTCCAGGTCGTCTTGTCGTTGGGGTCGATGCCCATACGCACCCAAAGATTGTCCACCCACGACAGATATTCTGGCGC from Cutaneotrichosporon cavernicola HIS019 DNA, chromosome: 2 harbors:
- a CDS encoding uncharacterized protein (Glycoside hydrolase family 29 protein) — its product is MISRTVDLAAYRNNTGASVDGTAVAGGLARGESFSAEHLPTGKLVNRGIEFVLPPWAVAPDNVKCDGQTIPVDDEVLSVHLLAAGDDPRGGIHKENKVSITFNYDNGSEDVLPLEIQNWWATNGQQKGAICTPFHWEGRGSKFHERTVIFHMVVQVPYARASQVLKSVTVPKAGKHNALHLFALSYIPATRSVTTLQDKVKPGRVTATRRWEGNAQVVEVVVLNPVSLAAVGDLDSWAKDLTVSLLGSSFKTVRGATISRLMPADQILVEVLVTPTNDSTSFDDAQLAVNDVVLPVYVEGSLVHEFTQWTAADAEQHTAPKWFSDAKFGIFIHWGLYSVPAWADEGKYAEWYWHWQHTADQNGPGTYNHHLKTYGADFTYDDFIPLFQGERFDPRHWVNLFADAGAKYFVFTTKHHDGYALFDAKETTHRTSLLLGPKRDFTRELMDAAQEFQPDLKKGAYYSMPEWYNPLYVKYGRDDGPLSFWGGPAKNAYNGKVEEYTGHVDVGDYICGLQVPQLEILTNDYKVDLIWGDIGMAWYSDAAAAGRQVSINNRLGIAGDYVTPEMEQFKTVQPLWEACMSVDPYSFGYNKETRDDEYRTPTDLIHTLIDIVAKGGNFLLNIGPRADGSIPTAVETILRAIGKWLGINGRALYSTQPFPLVPEIEAPGVNVRITRSSEALYLISLEKPGPRFAIRAPLPILPTDKVFLLGNETPIPATFDGELVLDLSSVDIEPNDIAWVFEIR